The Gemmatimonadaceae bacterium genome has a segment encoding these proteins:
- a CDS encoding S46 family peptidase, giving the protein MRLLLVTLIALALTSPTQRTIAQARRPATTRMAPRDTQPAGWVKEFGTMWTFESPPLAYWKARYNFTPDQAWLDHVRLSSIRIPGCSASFVSSAGLVMTNHHCGRDCTAGSSTADSNYIETGFAARAETDEKKCANMYADQLQSITNVTDRVRRAVTAATAAQQVEQRNAAIDRIQKDCQQQPTDICEVVTFYQGGMYSLYKYHRWTDIRLVMAPEEGIAFYGGDPDNFTYPRYDLDLTLLRVYENGQPLHPHDYLKWSANGANENDLVFVTGNPGSTGRLLTVAQMDYLRDVTYPYSLATYDRLLDIWRTMSAQSPNAARMYQNAIFSYANSKKAVTGYRAGLLDSSIMARKRAFERDFRARINADPALRAKYGGAWDAIANALKEEASFAKNLQWQSFGGGSTLLNLAGGIVRLPMQGSLADSLRLMQYRGAGLARIRQQALMTPIDTGFERRVLAATFAAWKEALPPTDPAMSYALNMGNGDPERAAEAFVAHTTLTNPATRAALVNGGSAAVASSNDPLIKLARLIEPTNRKLAERQAKLDAIVSANAEKIGQAIFAAYGTSLPPDATFTLRITDGLVEGYPYNGTEAPYKTTMFGLYDRSNDFDNKPPFNLPDRWKNGRDKLDLTTPMDFVSTNDIIGGNSGSPVINRNAEVVGLIFDGNIESLPNRFIYTDDVARSVSVSSRAIVEALRKLYSGDRIANELTGRN; this is encoded by the coding sequence ATGCGTCTCTTGCTCGTTACGCTCATCGCCCTGGCGCTGACTTCGCCTACACAGCGCACCATCGCGCAGGCTCGGCGCCCCGCGACAACACGAATGGCGCCGCGCGACACCCAACCCGCGGGCTGGGTGAAAGAGTTCGGCACGATGTGGACGTTCGAGTCGCCGCCGCTCGCGTACTGGAAAGCGCGCTACAACTTCACGCCCGATCAGGCGTGGCTCGATCACGTTCGACTCTCCTCGATCCGCATCCCCGGATGCTCGGCATCGTTCGTCTCGTCGGCGGGATTGGTGATGACGAATCATCACTGCGGCCGCGATTGCACCGCGGGCTCGTCGACGGCGGACAGCAATTACATCGAGACGGGCTTCGCCGCGCGCGCCGAAACCGACGAGAAGAAGTGCGCGAACATGTACGCCGACCAGCTGCAGTCGATCACCAACGTCACCGACCGCGTTCGCCGCGCGGTGACCGCCGCGACGGCGGCGCAACAGGTCGAGCAGCGCAACGCGGCCATCGACCGCATTCAAAAAGACTGTCAGCAGCAGCCGACCGACATCTGCGAGGTCGTCACGTTCTATCAGGGCGGGATGTACTCGCTCTACAAGTATCATCGCTGGACGGACATCAGGCTCGTCATGGCGCCCGAGGAAGGCATCGCGTTCTACGGCGGCGATCCCGACAACTTCACCTATCCGCGCTACGATCTCGATCTCACGCTCCTGCGCGTGTACGAAAACGGCCAGCCGCTGCACCCGCACGACTATCTCAAGTGGAGCGCGAACGGCGCGAACGAGAACGATCTCGTGTTCGTCACCGGGAATCCCGGTTCGACGGGCCGGCTGCTCACCGTTGCGCAGATGGATTACCTGCGCGACGTCACCTATCCGTACAGCCTCGCGACGTACGACCGTCTCCTCGATATCTGGCGTACGATGTCCGCGCAGTCGCCGAACGCGGCGCGGATGTATCAGAACGCGATCTTCTCATACGCGAACTCTAAAAAGGCGGTCACGGGCTATCGCGCCGGATTGCTCGATTCGTCGATCATGGCGCGCAAGCGGGCGTTCGAGCGCGATTTCCGCGCGCGCATCAACGCCGATCCGGCGCTGCGCGCCAAGTACGGCGGCGCCTGGGATGCGATCGCGAACGCGTTGAAGGAGGAGGCATCGTTCGCGAAGAACCTGCAGTGGCAAAGCTTCGGCGGCGGATCGACCCTGCTCAATCTCGCCGGCGGGATCGTGCGCCTGCCGATGCAGGGCTCACTCGCGGACTCGCTGCGACTGATGCAGTATCGCGGCGCCGGCCTCGCGCGAATTCGGCAGCAAGCTCTCATGACGCCGATCGATACCGGATTCGAGCGCCGCGTGCTCGCCGCGACGTTCGCGGCATGGAAAGAAGCGCTGCCGCCGACCGATCCGGCCATGTCATACGCGCTGAACATGGGCAACGGAGATCCGGAGCGCGCCGCAGAGGCGTTCGTGGCGCACACGACACTGACGAATCCGGCGACGCGCGCGGCGCTCGTCAACGGCGGCTCGGCAGCGGTCGCCAGCTCGAACGATCCGCTGATCAAACTCGCGCGTCTCATCGAGCCGACCAACCGCAAGCTCGCGGAGCGTCAAGCGAAGCTCGATGCGATCGTGTCGGCCAACGCGGAAAAGATTGGTCAGGCGATCTTCGCGGCATACGGTACATCGCTGCCGCCGGATGCGACGTTCACGCTCCGGATCACCGACGGCCTCGTCGAAGGCTATCCGTACAACGGCACGGAGGCGCCCTACAAGACGACGATGTTCGGCCTCTACGATCGCTCGAATGATTTCGATAACAAGCCGCCGTTCAACCTGCCCGACAGGTGGAAGAACGGACGCGACAAGCTCGATCTCACGACACCGATGGATTTCGTCTCGACGAACGACATCATCGGAGGCAATTCGGGGAGTCCGGTGATCAACAGGAATGCGGAAGTCGTCGGGCTCATCTTCGACGGAAACATCGAGTCGCTGCCGAACCGGTTCATCTATACAGATGATGTCGCGAGGTCGGTGAGCGTGAGCTCGAGGGCGATCGTGGAGGCACTGCGAAAGTTGTACAGCGGAGACCGAATCGCGAACGAGCTCACAGGAAGAAACTAA
- a CDS encoding cupin domain-containing protein: MRILRITGVLLVALCAYTARAAAQSPDLKWGPAPAIFPAGARMAVLSGDPSKSELFTVRLDMPDGYTIAPHWHPTDEHVTVIRGTFLVGMGDKFDLGKTMALPAGGFVTAGARMNHFARAKGHTIVQVHAMGPFALTYVNPSDDPTKKLAKH, translated from the coding sequence ATGCGTATCCTCCGCATCACCGGCGTGTTGCTCGTCGCTCTGTGTGCATACACGGCGCGCGCCGCCGCGCAGTCCCCCGATCTCAAGTGGGGCCCGGCGCCCGCGATCTTCCCAGCCGGGGCGCGCATGGCCGTGCTCTCGGGCGATCCGAGCAAGAGCGAACTGTTCACCGTTCGTCTGGACATGCCCGACGGCTACACCATCGCGCCGCACTGGCACCCGACCGACGAGCATGTGACCGTCATTCGCGGCACGTTCCTCGTGGGCATGGGGGACAAGTTCGATCTCGGGAAGACGATGGCGTTACCGGCCGGCGGGTTCGTCACCGCGGGCGCGCGGATGAATCATTTCGCGCGGGCGAAGGGGCACACGATCGTGCAGGTGCATGCGATGGGGCCGTTCGCGCTCACGTACGTGAATCCTTCCGACGATCCCACGAAGAAGCTCGCGAAGCACTAG
- a CDS encoding LuxR C-terminal-related transcriptional regulator, translated as MRSRHSSAASAPLMLEPSAHASGRRALADAAWSDARRHLETALATRESADVLEDLALAAWWLDDSKLVFDSRERAYSLYRAAGDALGAARVAIWLVWDSLAFRGDFAVASGWLERARSLLAEHQRSVEYGWLLIREGEVALFRGHDPNDAIRHATAAAHLGRELSDPGVEFTALALEGLARVNIGDISGGMRRLDEATIAATAGEMRELHAVGVVCCWQIFACERVRDYDRAAQWCARVQEFARRWGSSPLTATCRTQYAGVLIWSGEWAAAEDELTAAAREFERGQRPSLAAPAFARLGELRLRQGKLDEAKRLFEQAGSVTAARIGLAEVMVEQGNPAEAVALLEQLLKHLGAVESTLRATALEVLVRAYATLGQTENAAPFLEELEHIAEQAATDPLRASALAARAVLLRAFGELSHSENCYERAIDLFARSGAPFETARARAGLAELYVSTGREESAEREARLAAGAFEALGAAREASRAQALLESLDEAPVKGRAGLTERQIEILRLVAKGMSNGDIAARLSLSEHTVKRHVANLLMRLALHSRAAAAAYAAKEGLL; from the coding sequence CCTCATGCTGGAGCCGAGCGCCCACGCGTCCGGCCGGCGCGCGTTGGCCGACGCCGCGTGGTCCGACGCGCGACGACATCTCGAGACGGCGCTCGCGACCCGCGAATCCGCCGACGTCCTCGAGGATCTCGCGCTGGCCGCCTGGTGGCTCGACGATTCGAAGCTCGTCTTCGACTCACGCGAGCGCGCCTATTCACTCTATCGCGCCGCCGGCGATGCACTCGGCGCCGCGCGCGTCGCGATCTGGCTCGTCTGGGATTCGCTCGCGTTTCGCGGCGACTTCGCGGTCGCATCGGGCTGGCTCGAGCGCGCCCGATCGCTGCTCGCCGAGCACCAACGCAGCGTGGAGTATGGCTGGCTGCTCATTCGTGAAGGCGAAGTCGCGCTTTTTCGCGGGCACGATCCCAACGACGCAATCCGCCACGCGACCGCCGCCGCGCACCTCGGCCGTGAGCTGAGCGATCCAGGTGTCGAGTTCACCGCGCTTGCGCTCGAGGGATTGGCGCGCGTCAACATCGGTGACATATCCGGCGGTATGCGCCGGCTCGACGAAGCGACGATTGCCGCCACCGCGGGCGAGATGAGAGAGCTGCACGCCGTCGGTGTGGTGTGCTGCTGGCAAATCTTCGCGTGTGAACGCGTGCGCGACTACGATCGCGCCGCGCAGTGGTGCGCGCGGGTGCAGGAGTTCGCGCGGCGCTGGGGATCGAGCCCGCTCACGGCGACCTGTCGCACACAGTACGCGGGCGTGCTGATCTGGAGCGGCGAGTGGGCCGCCGCCGAGGACGAATTGACCGCGGCCGCGCGCGAGTTCGAGCGCGGGCAGCGTCCGTCGCTCGCCGCGCCGGCGTTTGCGCGACTTGGTGAGTTGCGACTGCGGCAAGGGAAACTCGACGAAGCCAAGCGGCTGTTCGAGCAGGCAGGCTCCGTCACGGCGGCGCGGATCGGCCTGGCCGAGGTGATGGTGGAGCAGGGCAACCCCGCCGAGGCCGTCGCGCTGCTCGAGCAATTGCTGAAACACCTCGGCGCCGTCGAATCGACGTTGCGGGCGACCGCCCTGGAAGTGTTGGTGCGTGCGTACGCCACGCTCGGGCAGACGGAAAACGCCGCGCCGTTCCTGGAGGAGCTCGAGCATATTGCGGAGCAGGCCGCCACCGATCCGCTGCGTGCGTCCGCCCTCGCGGCGCGCGCGGTCCTTCTGCGTGCGTTCGGCGAGCTGTCGCATTCAGAGAATTGTTATGAGCGCGCGATCGATCTCTTCGCGCGGAGCGGTGCGCCGTTCGAGACCGCGCGAGCGCGCGCGGGGCTCGCGGAGTTGTATGTATCGACGGGCCGCGAGGAATCCGCCGAGCGCGAGGCGCGCTTGGCGGCGGGTGCGTTCGAGGCGCTCGGGGCCGCTCGTGAGGCGAGCCGTGCGCAGGCGTTGTTGGAGTCGCTCGATGAAGCGCCGGTGAAAGGCAGGGCGGGGCTAACCGAACGCCAGATCGAGATCCTCCGTCTCGTCGCGAAGGGCATGAGCAACGGCGACATCGCCGCAAGACTGTCGCTGAGCGAGCACACGGTGAAGCGGCACGTTGCCAATTTGCTCATGAGGCTCGCGCTGCACTCGCGTGCCGCCGCTGCGGCCTACGCCGCCAAAGAGGGCTTGCTGTAG